The Pogona vitticeps strain Pit_001003342236 chromosome 6, PviZW2.1, whole genome shotgun sequence genome contains a region encoding:
- the LOC110086449 gene encoding von Willebrand factor A domain-containing protein 5A, whose amino-acid sequence MTSCGLLKPSREPVPLRSISVDVVIQGFVADVVSELRYQNEEKNPVEAIFVFPLDDEAAVYAFEGLIGGTRIEAQIREKKQAEQEYDDAVSEGHQAFLLGREENTSDIFTCSLGNLPPDGEATLKLRYVQALVPEPDGAVRFVLPAVLNPRYVPRDSQGDTVTESISRVPKGQLPYTLSLHATVESSFGINRVESKCTLQPLCYTAEDRTAAQVSLAEGHQFDRDVELLIYYEDVHKPSAILEAGKPGVAPGSLMGDPALLLTMYPSFPAEKPAQSSTGEFIFLLDRSGSMDCHTDNTPDSPSRIQSAKETLIFLLKSLPLGCYFNIYGFGSRYDSFYPKSVEYTQETMSDSLQRVKELEADLGGTEILQPLKAIYSEPCHEGHPRQLFVFTDGEVSNTDKVIAEVQHHSSSHRCFSFGIGEGASTALIKGIARAAGGSAEFITGKERMQAKALQSLKKALQPAVTKISLNWHLPSSLEAMLVGSGPRVIFQGQRCLIYAQICGQLQPTDSMTGKAVLHYTFQDQSFTETATFSLHAQEKDRLPIHRLAAQVLLQHLEGNEDEGKKRLALETSLSSGVVCSQTAYIGVNTELGKPLQGSLTRRNIPLAYGGSGFMCAMYSVPQPMMCSMPALGARNEYSHGALGFGAAKAAPRYLKISRRKQHTIGCYSSSSPPEVAMSAAPQSFDEEKPSPKEEESPLLHLVSLQNANGSWPLASNLASILGLSEAEILSKIPAQVAQNVWATVLALLWLHSKALEQKDEWELLEMKALNWLHATAAPCLVEIVKAGNALLGTSVDPQTLEV is encoded by the exons GCAGAGCAAGAGTATGATGATGCTGTGAGTGAAGGCCATCAGGCTTTCCTGcttgggagagaagaaaacaccAGCGACATTTTCACCTGCAGTCTGGGGAACCTTCCCCCTGACGGCGAAGCCACATTGAAGCTGCGCTATGTTCAGGCATTGGTTCCAGAGCCTGATGGGGCGGTCCGCTTTGTCCTGCCTGCTGTCCTCAACCCTCGCTATGTACCACGAG aTTCACAAGGAGACACGGTCACTGAGAGCATTTCACGAGTGCCTAAAGGTCAGCTTCCCTACACACTCAGCCTCCATGCCACAGTGGAGTCTTCTTTTGGCATCAACCGCGTGGAGTCAAAGTGTACCCTTCAACCCCTTTGCTACACAGCAGAGGACCGCACCGCTGCCCAG GTCTCGTTGGCCGAAGGGCATCAATTCGACCGAGATGTGGAACTCCTGATTTATTACGAGGATGTTCATAAACCCAGTGCCATTCTAGAAGCTGGGAAGCCTGGAGTTGCCCCAG GTTCACTGAtgggggacccagcccttctgcttACTATGTACCCCAGTTTTCCAGCTGAAAAGCCAGCCCAGAGTTCTACTGGAGAATTCATCTTCCTGCTGGATCGCTCTGGCAGCATGGATTGCCATACCGACAACACACCTGATTCGCCATCACGCATTCAGAGTGCCAAG GAGACACTGATCTTCCTGTTGAagagtctccctctggggtgctatTTCAACATCTATGGCTTTGGGTCCCGATATGACTCATTCTATCC GAAGAGTGTAGAATATACCCAGGAGACAATGTCAGACTCGCTTCAGCGTGTGAAGGAACTGGAAGCTGATCTGGGGGGAACTGAGATTCTGCAGCCACTGAAGGCCATTTACAGCGAGCCATGCCATGAAGGACATCCTCGCCAG CTTTTTGTCTTCACTGATGGTGAAGTGTCTAATACAGACAAGGTCATTGCTGAAGTTCAACACCACAGCAGCTCTCACAG GTGCTTTTCTTTTGGTATTGGCGAAGGTGCCTCCACAGCTCTTATCAAAGGCATCGCTCGAGCGGCTGGCGGCAGTGCGGAGTTCATCACGGGCAAAGAGCGCATGCAAGCCAAG GCCCTGCAGTCTTTGAAGAAGGCCCTCCAGCCAGCAGTGACAAAGATTTCCCTCAACTGGCACTTGCCTTCTAGTCTTGAGGCCATGCTAGTGGGATCAGGACCTCGGGTCATCTTCCAGGGACAGCGTTGCCTCATCTATGCCCAGATTTGTGGGCAGCTTCAG CCTACAGACTCCATGACAGGCAAAGCTGTCCTTCACTACACCTTCCAAGACCAGTCTTTCACAGAGACGGCAACATTCTCACTCCACGCTCAGGAGAAGGACAG GCTTCCTATTCACCGCCTGGCGGCGCAGGTCCTTCTGCAGCATCTTGAGGGGAACGAAGATGAGGGGAAGAAACGCCTGGCACTGGAGACGAGCCTGAGTTCTGGGGTGGTGTGTTCACAGACAGCCTACATAGGAGTCAACACGGAGCTGGGCAAGCCACTTCAGGGGTCCCTCACCCGCAGAAACATCCCGCTTGCATATGGAG GATCTGGCTTTATGTGTGCAATGTATTCAGTGCCTCAACCAATGATGTGTTCAATGCCAGCATTGGGTGCTAGAAATGAATATTCACATGGAGCACTAGGGTTCGGGGCGGCAAAGGCAGCGCCGAGGTATTTAAAAATTTCACGCCGGAAACAGCATACAA TTGGATGTTACAGTTCATCATCTCCCCCTGAAG TTGCCATGTCAGCAGCTCCACAAAGTTTTGATGAAGAAAAGCCGAGCCCCAAGGAGGAAGAATCACCACTCTTGCACCTAGTTTCCCTTCAGAATGCCAATGGATCATGGCCTCTGGCTTCTAACCTGGCCAGCATCCTAGGCCTGAGTGAGGCAGAGATACTGAGCAAAATACCTGCCCAG GTGGCCCAGAATGTGTGGGCGACAGTACTGGCTCTCCTGTGGCTCCACTCCAAGGCTTTGGAGCAGAAAGACGAGTGGGAGCTTCTAGAAATGAAAGCTCTCAACTGGCTCCACGCAACGGCCG CACCTTGCCTGGTGGAGATTGTGAAAGCTGGCAATGCACTGCTGGGAACCAGTGTGGACCCCCAAACGCTGGAGGTCTGA